The Spirosoma radiotolerans genome has a window encoding:
- a CDS encoding sialate O-acetylesterase — translation MTRSFLMIGQSNMAGRGYLKDVKRIYDEQIRMLVNGRWQTMTEPINYDRPTAGVGLAASFAGAWRLKNEPEQIGLIPCADGGTSLDDWGVGGALFDNAVVQAKLAQRTSELDGILWHQGENDSVAGRSDAYYDKLCIIVDALRLELNTPEIPFIAGGLGDFLSSGRYGNYFTEYNEVNRALQTYAQTKPNAYFVTSNGLTANADGLHFDALSQRKFGIRYFDAFHGRKSVLSPLPDELDLIVTIQDRALTKNEKSTLLEISFARGELALHELEEQLAKLEQ, via the coding sequence ATGACAAGATCCTTTTTAATGATCGGACAATCAAATATGGCCGGAAGAGGATACCTGAAGGATGTAAAACGGATCTACGACGAACAGATCAGGATGTTGGTCAACGGACGCTGGCAGACGATGACTGAACCCATTAATTACGACAGGCCTACCGCGGGTGTAGGGCTTGCCGCATCGTTTGCAGGTGCCTGGCGATTAAAAAATGAGCCTGAGCAGATCGGTCTCATTCCCTGCGCTGACGGGGGCACCAGTCTGGATGACTGGGGTGTCGGCGGAGCACTTTTCGACAATGCGGTAGTCCAGGCCAAACTTGCCCAGCGAACAAGCGAACTTGACGGGATCTTGTGGCATCAGGGAGAGAATGATAGTGTGGCCGGGCGTTCCGATGCTTATTACGACAAGCTATGCATTATCGTGGATGCGCTTCGGCTGGAGTTAAACACGCCAGAAATTCCTTTTATCGCAGGTGGGCTCGGCGACTTTTTGAGTAGCGGCAGGTATGGCAACTATTTTACGGAATATAACGAGGTCAATCGGGCGCTGCAAACGTATGCACAGACCAAGCCGAACGCTTATTTTGTAACCTCGAACGGACTTACTGCAAATGCCGACGGACTTCATTTTGATGCCCTGTCACAACGCAAATTCGGGATCCGTTATTTTGACGCTTTTCATGGTAGAAAAAGTGTTTTATCTCCGCTTCCCGACGAATTAGATTTGATCGTCACTATACAAGATAGGGCCTTAACAAAAAATGAGAAAAGTACGTTATTGGAAATCAGTTTTGCACGCGGTGAACTAGCACTTCATGAACTTGAAGAACAATTAGCAAAGCTTGAACAATGA